The Phocoena phocoena chromosome 4, mPhoPho1.1, whole genome shotgun sequence genome contains a region encoding:
- the EPCIP gene encoding exosomal polycystin-1-interacting protein, giving the protein MAPPSGCSLLVIGALGVFALDCFARAQENSTLIFTKENTIRKCSCSADIRDCDYSLANLMCSCKTVLPFAVEQTSYNDHLTIWFTDTSALGPLLNFTLVRDLKLSLCSANILPTEYLAICGLKRLRISTEAKHPSPEQSLLIHDGGERESREKPMLLHQGWQTCMSISFLDMALFNRESSLKSYSIANSASMASNFPYFSYFKTFPVLNNKNYVVTFIY; this is encoded by the coding sequence ATGGCACCACCCTCTGGGTGCAGTCTCCTTGTGATCGGTGCACTGGGCGTCTTTGCACTTGACTGCTTCGCGAGAGCTCAGGAGAACAGCACGCTAATTTTCACGAAGGAAAACACCATTCGGAAGTGCAGCTGCTCTGCAGACATCCGGGACTGTGACTACAGTTTGGCCAACCTGATGTGCAGCTGTAAAACCGTCCTGCCTTTTGCAGTCGAGCAAACCAGCTACAATGACCATCTGACCATCTGGTTCACAGACACATCTGCACTGGGACCCCTGTTGAACTTCACGCTGGTCCGGGACCTGAAGCTTTCTCTGTGCAGTGCCAACATTCTCCCCACTGAGTACCTGGCTATTTGTGGTCTGAAGAGGCTTCGCATCAGCACTGAGGCCAAGCATCCCTCCCCAGAGCAGAGTTTACTCATCCACgatggtggggagagagaatccagagagaagcccatgttGTTACACCAAGGCTGGCAAACCTGTATGTCTATCTCCTTCTTAGATATGGCACTTTTCAACAGGGAGTCATCcttaaaatcatacagtattgcAAACTCTGCCAGCATGGCCAGCAACTTCCCCTACTTTTCCTACTTTAAAACCTTCCCAGTTCTAAACAACAAAAACTATGTTGTCACATTCATTTACTAA